The nucleotide window GATGAGGTGCCGCGTATGTCCAACGAATCGCTGATCGATGCCGATCGCCAGTTTCTGATTCACCCGGTTGCCGACTACCGCGCGCATGAGGCGCAGGGCGCGACGTTGCTTACCAGCGGCAACGGCGCCTGGCTGCACGACGCGGACGGTAACGCCTTGCTCGACGGATTTGCCGGTCTGTGGTGCGTCAATACCGGTTACGGACAGCCGTCCATCGTCAAGGCGGCGACGGAGCAATTGAACCGGCTGCCCTACGCGACAGGCTATTTCGGCTTTGCCTGCGCACCGGCCATCACGCTTGCGCAGAAACTCGTGGAACTGACGCCGCCGTCATTGCAACACGTCTACTTCACGCTCGGCGGTTCGGATGCCGTCGACGCCGCCGTGCGCTTCATCACGCATTACTACAACGCTATCGGCAAGCCGGCCAAGAAGCACTTCATCGCGCTTGAGCGCGGGTATCACGGGTCGTCGTCCACCGGTGCCGGACTGACTGCACTGGCTGCCTTCCATCGCAACTTCGATTTGCCGCTCGCGACGCAACATCACATCCCGTCGCCCTATCCGTACCGAAGCGCCACACCCGACGACCCGCAGGCGATCATTGCCGCCTCGGTCGCCGCACTTGAAGCAAAGGTCGGTGAACTCGGCGCGGAGCACGTCGCGGCGTTCTTCTGTGAACCCGTGCAGGGCTCCGGCGGCGTGATCGTGCCGCCCAGAGGTTGGCTGCGCGCCATGCGCGATGCGTGCCGGCGCCTCGACATCCTGTTCGTCGCCGACGAGGTCATCACCGGTTTCGGGCGTACCGGGCCGATGTTCGCCTGCGAGGCGGAAGAGGTCTCCCCCGATCTGATGACGCTCGCCAAGGGACTGACCGCCGGTTATGCGCCGATGGGCGCGGTGCTGATGTCCGACGGCATTTATCAGGCCATTGCCGACGCGGCGAAAGGCGCTCCCGTAGGGCATGGTCAGACGTACTCTGCGCATCCGGTGAGCGCGGCCATCGGTCTCGCATGTCTGAAGCTCTATGTCGAAGACGGCCTGCTGGCAAACGGTCAGGCACACGCCAGGACGTTTGCCGACGGGCTCGACGCACTCCTCGATCATCCCCTGGTCGGTGACTCGCGTCATCGCGGTTTGCTCGGCGCGCTCGAACTCGTCGCCGACAAGACGACGCGCCGACGCTTCGATCCGTCACTCAAACTCCATGAGCGCATCGGCGCGGCGGCGTATCGCAACGGTGTGATTTTCCGCGCCTTCGGCGACAACATCCTCGGCTTCGCGCCTGCCTTGTGTTACACAGCGGACGACTTCGCCGAACTGTTCTCCCGCGTTCGCGCCACGCTCGACGACGTACTCGAGGCGGCCGACGTGCGCGCCGCGCTTCATGGCTGAACCGCACAGCCGCGCTTGAACCCGCATCCAGTTCGCCCCATTCCGGAGACTCGCCCGTATGTCGCTTTCCCTGTCACGCCCCGATTTGATGCGCCGCCAGAACCTGATCAACGGCGAATGGGCCGATGCCCGCGATGCTCGTCGCTACCCCGTACAGAACCCGGCCAGCGACGCGTTGCTGGCGGAGGTGCCCGACAGCACGGCTATCGATGCTCGCGCCGCGACCGACGCCGCCTACCGTGCGCTTCCCGGCTGGCGTCACAAGCTGCCGCGCGAACGCGCCGAGGTACTCAGGCGCTGGCATGCGCTGATTCTCGCGAACGGGGACGATCTCGCCACGCTGATCTCGCTCGAGCAAGGCAAGCCGCTTTCCGA belongs to Pandoraea pnomenusa and includes:
- a CDS encoding aminotransferase class III-fold pyridoxal phosphate-dependent enzyme, producing the protein MSNESLIDADRQFLIHPVADYRAHEAQGATLLTSGNGAWLHDADGNALLDGFAGLWCVNTGYGQPSIVKAATEQLNRLPYATGYFGFACAPAITLAQKLVELTPPSLQHVYFTLGGSDAVDAAVRFITHYYNAIGKPAKKHFIALERGYHGSSSTGAGLTALAAFHRNFDLPLATQHHIPSPYPYRSATPDDPQAIIAASVAALEAKVGELGAEHVAAFFCEPVQGSGGVIVPPRGWLRAMRDACRRLDILFVADEVITGFGRTGPMFACEAEEVSPDLMTLAKGLTAGYAPMGAVLMSDGIYQAIADAAKGAPVGHGQTYSAHPVSAAIGLACLKLYVEDGLLANGQAHARTFADGLDALLDHPLVGDSRHRGLLGALELVADKTTRRRFDPSLKLHERIGAAAYRNGVIFRAFGDNILGFAPALCYTADDFAELFSRVRATLDDVLEAADVRAALHG